A region of Massilia sp. KIM DNA encodes the following proteins:
- the def gene encoding peptide deformylase, with protein MALLKILRYPDPRLHKIAKPVTEFGTERLRKLVADMADTMYDAPGVGLAATQVDVHERVIVIDVSETHDQLIVFINPEITWASEDKQVYDEGCLSVPGIYDGVERPAKVKVRAYDVEGKEFTVDADGLLAVCIQHEMDHLMGKVFVEYLSPLKRNRIKAKLQKEERGMEREAARAGGRR; from the coding sequence ATGGCCTTACTGAAGATCCTCCGCTATCCCGACCCGCGCCTGCACAAGATCGCCAAGCCGGTGACCGAATTCGGCACCGAGCGCCTGCGCAAGCTTGTCGCCGACATGGCAGACACCATGTACGACGCGCCCGGCGTGGGCCTGGCGGCGACCCAGGTCGACGTGCACGAACGCGTGATCGTCATCGACGTGAGCGAGACCCATGACCAGCTGATCGTCTTCATCAACCCGGAAATCACCTGGGCCAGCGAGGACAAGCAGGTCTACGACGAAGGCTGCCTGTCGGTGCCCGGCATCTACGACGGCGTCGAGCGCCCGGCCAAGGTCAAGGTGCGCGCCTACGACGTCGAGGGCAAGGAATTCACCGTCGACGCCGACGGCCTGCTGGCAGTCTGCATCCAGCACGAGATGGACCACCTGATGGGCAAGGTATTCGTTGAATACCTGTCGCCGCTCAAGCGCAACCGCATCAAGGCCAAGCTGCAGAAGGAAGAGCGCGGCATGGAACGCGAAGCCGCGCGCGCCGGCGGCCGCCGCTGA